The Maridesulfovibrio salexigens DSM 2638 region TCTCTCCGGGGTAATTGATTTCAGCATGCTACAGTAAAGCCCCGTTACTTGCAAAGCTCTCTTTTCCGCGAATCCTTATTTATATGAATCCGATACATCCAAGGAGTATAACTCATGTCTGATCTGGAATCCAATGTTGTTGTTCCGCGTAGTGAACTTGAGGCCCGCTGGGCAAAGTGCCGTCGTTTCCTGCCCGAAGTAGCTCCTCAGGCGGGGGGCATGCTCTGCTTTTCGCGTTTGCAGATTTATTACCTCTCAGGCTCATTTGTCAACGGCGCAGTATGGCTTCCGCTGGAAGGAGAGCCTGTTCTTTTTGTCCGCAAATCTTGCGACCGAGCAAATATTGAAAGTTCCATCAAGAATATCGTGAGTTTCAGGTCTTTCAAGGATCTCGCCCCCCTTGCCAAAGAGTTGGGGCAGCCGCTGACCGAGGTTATGGGCGCAGAGACCGCAGGGCTGACATGGCAGCTTGGGGAAATGCTTACTTCCCGTATGTCCGAGTATAAATTTGTTCCCGGTGATATGGTTTTGGCTTTGTCTCGTGCTGTGAAGTCCGAGTGGGAACTGGAAATCATGCGTGAAGTGGGGCATCTACATCACACTGCGCTGTTTGAGGTTTTGCCGGAACTGATCGAGACAGGCATGAGCGAACTGGAGATAGCAAAATATCTTTGGAATATCTTTTTTGAGCTTGGTCATGAGGGACACATGCGCATGCAGACCTTCAACGAGGAAATTTTCCTCGGTCATATTTCTGCCGGTGATTCCGGTATTTACCCCAGTTCTTTCAACGGCCCGCTTGGGTTGCGCGGAGTGCATCCGGTTTCCCCGTTTATGGGCAGCGGCGATAAATTCTGGGAAAAAGGTACGCCTCTTTCAGTTGACTGCGGATTTGTCATGGAAGGGTATCATACCGATAAGACGCAGGTTTACTGGTCCGGCCCTAAAAGCTCCATTCCTAAGGAAGTTCTGGATGCCCAGTATTTTTGTCAGGATATGCAGGCCATGGCCGCAGATCTCCTTTATCCCGGAAATATTGTCAGCGATGTTTACGCCAAGGTCATGGAACAGGCTGAGAAGGAAGGATTCACAGAAGGATTCATGGGGATCGGCGAATGCAAGGTGCCCTTCATCGGGCACGGCATAGGTCTGACTGTGGACGGCTTTCCGCCCATTGCCAAAGGGTTTGATATTCCCATTGAGGAAGGCATGGTTTTCGCTCTTGAGCCGAAGCAGGGCATCCCCGGAATCGGCATGGTCGGGGTGGAAAACACTTTTGAAGTCACAGCTGACGGAGCAGAGTGCCTTACCGGTGATGATTACGATATCATTTGTATTGAGTAGGTTCTGGTCTGAAAAATTAAATGGTGCGCAGGTTGTTTTTGCAGCCTGCGCACCTTTTTTTATAAAACTGTTACGACATCTTCCAGGGGAAGCCTTGCTTTAGGTTGCCCGTGGTTATAGTCTCCGCCTTCCAGATGATAGCCCAGCGCCAGTGCTGTTTCGCAGACGTATCCGCCAAGTTCTTCCTTGAATATTTCACCGATAAGTTCAGAATCAACGCCTTCCATGGGAGTAGAGTCAATTCCAAGGCGTGCGACTGTATGCAGAACATTACCCAGTGCAAGATAGGTCTGAGCCTTGGTCCAGCAGCCGTTGTAGCCTTTCGTGTCCGTGTTCAGGCCGGCAAAGAACATTCCTTTTTCCATCATTTCGTCATGTTTCTCAGCTGGGAGGTGCCCTGATTTAACTTCGGCATTAACAACTTTTTTGTACTGTTCTGCTGTGTAGTACGGGTTGTAAGCAAATAGAATTATATGTGATGCTTCAGTCGCGTGGGGCTGGTTGAATTCGAATTTATTGGCGAAAGTGTCGTGGAAACGTTGCTTCGCTTCGTCACTTTCGATAATAATAAATTTCCATGGCTGCGAATTAACTGATGAAGGCGACAAGCGCATGGCTTCTTTGATGATTGCTATCTTGTCGGCAGGAATGCGTTTGGCCGCATCGTATTTTTTACAGGCATAGCGGAAGTTAAGGTCTTTGATGACAGGGTGATCCATAATTGTCTCCAGTTAAGGATTTAAGGGTATCAATGTTCGGCTGAGTTTAACCCGACATGGCGGCCTCGTTCAATCCATTTCTTTTTATAAGCTCAAGATACCAAAAATCCCCCGCAACCATCAGGTTACGGGGGATTCATTTTGAAATAAATGTGAGACTTTCATTTTGCTTCACTGATGTGTATAAGAGTCCTCAATCAATATGAATTTTGGGGAGATAACTATGACTCAGGTTGATAATGACGCACGCGAAGAAAAATCTCGTACTTCCGGTATTAAGACTGCGAATCTTTGGGATTGGGTAAAATGTATATGTACTGTTATTTTTGTGGGTGTATGCGGTTTTAAAATACTAACAGTTAAGACAGATCTGACGGTTGATTTTCCGACCTTGCTTTCTCTTATTCTTGCTTTTTTTTCTATTCTTATTTCTGCTTTATTTTATTTCAAGGCTACAGAATCAAGTAATTTATTTTATGACAATACGTATAAATTTACTAAAGATATAAGTCAGTTGTTGGCTAAGATTGAAAGCGGTTTCGGTGAGAAGTTACAAAATATTAATGACAGTAATAACCGCATGCAGGAGCAAGTTCTTGAACAGTTACTGCAACAGCAGGCTTCGAAATCTAAAGAACTCGGTGAGAAAGAAGAGGAAGTGGAAAAGAATAGATCAGAGCGAGATAATCTTATTAATGAATTGACCGAAAAAGCAAAGCTGTCCGAGGAGGAAAAGGATGAATATATTGCAAAATTTAATCAGAAAGACGAAGAGGTCTCAAGGCTACAAAACGAAATTAAAAAGTTAAAGAATGGAATAAAGGCGGACAGTGAAGAGCTTTCATTTGAAGAACTCACGGAGCTACTCGCTAAAGAGAGCTTTAGAAATCGTTTGGCAAGAAAAATGATGACTAACACTATCCTGCCTACAAATGCAACAAGAGCAGGAGGGTTATTGTCTGAATCTTGGAAAGATTATGCCAAATCTAAAAAAGATGACTCTTCAGAAGATTGAATCTTTGCCTATTTTTGCATGTAGTTTAACTTTATCTATATTTTTGATTAAAAAATCCCCCGCAACCATCAGGTTACGGGGGATTCATTTTGTCTTCTATCTGTAAGAATTCTACTTCACATCAATATCAAGTCCGCTGGCAGTCTTGTTGATGACTGGCGCCGGCGTCTGCCCTTTCAGGTCCATGACCATGCGGATTTTGTCATCGTAGATGCCGATCCTGAATCGTGAGAAAATCGGGTTTTCCGGCTTAAGCACGGTGGGGCCGAAGTAATCCCATTTGCCTTGGATATCGACCACAAGGCGGTTTGGATCTTTCAAGAAGAACGATGTGTAGGACAGGGGCGAACCACCGAGATCAAGGCTGATTCTGGTTTTTCTGTCCACTTCTTTGAAATAGATTGATTTAAGCTTGCCTTCCTGCAGGCCGTGTTTTGCGTCTTCCGGCTCTTTCGCGTCAACATTCTCAGCAACAGTCGTTGCGTTGCTTACATCCGTTCCGTTGAAGGCCAGAATGGTTTTTGAAGTAGCGTTTTCCTGCGTTGCGTTGGGCATAGTTGCGTTGACAGTACCATTAGCAACAGGAAAGGTAACAGTTCCATTATCAATCGCAACACTGCTGTTGGTTGCATTGGCAATTGCCATAGACAGCAAAGGGAGTTCCTTTTCCGGCTCGGATTCAATAATTTCAGTCTCAGCCTGTTCCGTTTGCTTTGTTACTTTCTGTTCCTCTTGGAGTAGCCAGCTTTCAGGGAGCAGCAGTTGCGGATTAATGAAGGCGAGGATTGCCAAAGCACCGAAAATATGAATCAGGGCCTGCTTGCTGGTGAAGTAGTTCCCGAAAAGACGGAAACTGCGACTGCATGAACCGCAGGAGTATGACCTGACAGGTACGAGCAGCGAAATTAGCACGTCAGAAACCAGCCCCCGCCTGAAGTACAAGCGGTTGCTATCGCAAAACGGGCATTGAATAATTTTTTTCTGCTTTTTAGTCATTGTGCGGTAATTTCCTCCGATCCCCAGCTACCAACACTTTGAAATATGCCAAAATTCTTTAATTGCCTGTGGTTATACTTATAAAAGAGCACATGACAATGTCAATTAGCAGTTTTTTAGAAATTAAGGGGAACCCATTAGATGAGTTCCCCTTAGCTTTAATACTTGATAGTGCGAAGCAAACTAAAAGTTTTTGGGATTCTTAAACCCTTTTTACAAAAAGGGTTTAAGGCCCCGGCAGGGTCGCCGAAGGCTGCTATCCCGCAATAGCTTCGGACATGATGCATTCGAGATCTTCGCGTTCCATTTTAGCGGGGGTGAACTCGAAGAGTTTGCCCATAGTCTGCTCTGCGATCTCTACCAGCTCGGCAACGTCTTCTTCCTTTGCACCATAATCTTTGAGCGATTCTTCGTTGAATCCGGCCCGTTCGAGCAGGGAACGCAGGCCTTCGAGGAAGACTGTTGCGCGCATGTTCTCGTCAAATTGCTGGGTATCGTAACCCATTGCCATGGCGAGATCTTCGAAACGTTCCGGGCTTTCCGGGATCAGGCGTTTGAAATAGGGCACGGAAAGCTTGGCAAGGCCGAGGCCGTGCGGGAGATCTGGATATTTTGCGCTCAGGGCATGTTCAAGAGCATGCTGGGAAATGCAGCGGGAAAGAGTCTCGCACATACCTGCGGCAGTGCTGGACCATGCCATGACTGTGCGGGCTTCGATGTTGTCGCCTTCGGCAATTGCCATGGGCAGGTAATGGCTGCTCAGGTGAACCGCTTCGAGGGCCAGCATGTCGCTCATGGGCTGGTGTGCTGTGGAAAGGAAGGTTTCCACTGCATGGAAAAATGTGTCGATACCGGTATAGGCTGTTGTGCGCGGGGGCACGCTGACCATGAGTTCCGGGTCAACGATGGAGATGGTCGGGAAGGTGGAATCATTACCGAGGCTGATTTTTTCAATGCCGCCGGATTTGTTGATCACTGCCCACTGGTCCGCTTCGGTTCCTGTTCCCGCTGTGGTGGGGATGGCGATGAGCGGTGCTGCCGGGTTTTCAGGATTAACTCCGCCGCCGGAA contains the following coding sequences:
- a CDS encoding M24 family metallopeptidase, which translates into the protein MSDLESNVVVPRSELEARWAKCRRFLPEVAPQAGGMLCFSRLQIYYLSGSFVNGAVWLPLEGEPVLFVRKSCDRANIESSIKNIVSFRSFKDLAPLAKELGQPLTEVMGAETAGLTWQLGEMLTSRMSEYKFVPGDMVLALSRAVKSEWELEIMREVGHLHHTALFEVLPELIETGMSELEIAKYLWNIFFELGHEGHMRMQTFNEEIFLGHISAGDSGIYPSSFNGPLGLRGVHPVSPFMGSGDKFWEKGTPLSVDCGFVMEGYHTDKTQVYWSGPKSSIPKEVLDAQYFCQDMQAMAADLLYPGNIVSDVYAKVMEQAEKEGFTEGFMGIGECKVPFIGHGIGLTVDGFPPIAKGFDIPIEEGMVFALEPKQGIPGIGMVGVENTFEVTADGAECLTGDDYDIICIE
- a CDS encoding iron-containing alcohol dehydrogenase, with translation MLNFQIFIPTRIVFGPGKLAELGTLPLPKGKKAMVVIGESGAMIENGYLDKVQALLAKQNISTVVFDNISPNPKSDQVDEAAKIAREKGIDFIVALGGGSTIDASKAIALLTTNVGKCWDYMQAGSGGGVNPENPAAPLIAIPTTAGTGTEADQWAVINKSGGIEKISLGNDSTFPTISIVDPELMVSVPPRTTAYTGIDTFFHAVETFLSTAHQPMSDMLALEAVHLSSHYLPMAIAEGDNIEARTVMAWSSTAAGMCETLSRCISQHALEHALSAKYPDLPHGLGLAKLSVPYFKRLIPESPERFEDLAMAMGYDTQQFDENMRATVFLEGLRSLLERAGFNEESLKDYGAKEEDVAELVEIAEQTMGKLFEFTPAKMEREDLECIMSEAIAG
- a CDS encoding nitroreductase family protein, translating into MDHPVIKDLNFRYACKKYDAAKRIPADKIAIIKEAMRLSPSSVNSQPWKFIIIESDEAKQRFHDTFANKFEFNQPHATEASHIILFAYNPYYTAEQYKKVVNAEVKSGHLPAEKHDEMMEKGMFFAGLNTDTKGYNGCWTKAQTYLALGNVLHTVARLGIDSTPMEGVDSELIGEIFKEELGGYVCETALALGYHLEGGDYNHGQPKARLPLEDVVTVL
- a CDS encoding AMIN domain-containing protein, producing the protein MTKKQKKIIQCPFCDSNRLYFRRGLVSDVLISLLVPVRSYSCGSCSRSFRLFGNYFTSKQALIHIFGALAILAFINPQLLLPESWLLQEEQKVTKQTEQAETEIIESEPEKELPLLSMAIANATNSSVAIDNGTVTFPVANGTVNATMPNATQENATSKTILAFNGTDVSNATTVAENVDAKEPEDAKHGLQEGKLKSIYFKEVDRKTRISLDLGGSPLSYTSFFLKDPNRLVVDIQGKWDYFGPTVLKPENPIFSRFRIGIYDDKIRMVMDLKGQTPAPVINKTASGLDIDVK